In Leptospira harrisiae, a genomic segment contains:
- a CDS encoding c-di-GMP phosphodiesterase, with product MSTNDTNIVPREKLAKFELTEESLNSFRKNNNIPLDLYNKDGQILIHKKRNPSEADFGKLLKFEMQGVYFLISELKKTKQQVNGTQFLEPGRTTKLFDQEKTARFAKQSQALIEDLRKTSFSSEQAVFVQNSVNELLTDFTSNPDYELGIFNILEILGVAGVSVESELMTKRTVVAMGMKVRTKKIVNEGKEESNKKDHLSLMMASYLADVGYSRLDIKNNPKLTKEEYTVVQQHPIISYLMTLPAPEIDSHVRTLILNHHRPYRGNGVNNNFPDPRSLFTKLMSVRDKYNKEVGKERIIQDIELQLHLQENNVTSASFEEDIAILSLASEYASLTSNQPWRPAFKSSTALKMILNDSFFSYSNKNIRHLLDYVGSSLTNNENIVNFGDFVITASVDSERRAHFDICIVLDVGRYQTRPKLQRICSINPVFQKGNKFKIADFDLHSIKIDRRKAIMDLALQAGTSRVIYIIDPELNPALHEAVYKINMAS from the coding sequence ATGAGCACTAACGATACAAACATAGTACCTAGAGAAAAGCTCGCCAAATTTGAGTTAACTGAAGAGTCTTTAAATAGTTTCCGTAAAAACAACAACATTCCTCTCGATCTTTATAACAAAGACGGACAAATCCTTATTCACAAAAAAAGAAATCCTTCGGAAGCAGATTTCGGAAAACTCCTAAAGTTTGAAATGCAAGGGGTTTATTTTCTAATCTCTGAGCTTAAAAAAACCAAACAACAAGTGAATGGAACGCAATTTTTAGAGCCAGGCCGCACCACAAAATTATTTGACCAAGAAAAAACAGCAAGGTTTGCAAAACAATCCCAAGCACTGATCGAAGACCTTCGTAAAACATCTTTTTCATCCGAACAAGCAGTCTTCGTACAAAACTCGGTGAATGAACTTCTCACTGACTTTACAAGTAATCCTGACTACGAACTTGGAATTTTTAATATATTAGAAATCCTTGGGGTCGCAGGAGTTTCTGTTGAATCAGAGCTTATGACAAAACGCACCGTTGTTGCGATGGGAATGAAGGTTCGTACCAAAAAAATTGTCAACGAAGGCAAAGAAGAATCCAACAAAAAAGACCATTTGAGTCTGATGATGGCAAGTTACTTAGCGGATGTAGGATATTCTAGATTGGATATCAAAAACAATCCCAAACTCACAAAAGAGGAATACACGGTTGTACAACAACATCCAATCATCAGTTATTTGATGACACTTCCTGCGCCAGAAATTGATTCCCATGTTCGCACTTTAATTTTAAACCACCACAGACCATACCGTGGAAATGGAGTGAACAATAACTTTCCTGATCCCAGATCTCTTTTCACCAAACTCATGTCAGTTCGTGACAAATATAACAAAGAAGTTGGAAAAGAAAGAATCATCCAGGACATAGAACTCCAACTTCATTTACAAGAGAACAATGTAACCTCTGCAAGTTTTGAAGAGGACATTGCCATCCTTTCGCTTGCAAGTGAATATGCATCCCTCACTTCCAACCAACCGTGGAGACCAGCATTTAAATCTTCTACCGCCCTAAAGATGATTCTGAATGATTCTTTTTTCTCTTACAGCAATAAAAACATCAGGCATCTCTTAGATTATGTAGGAAGTTCACTTACCAATAACGAAAACATTGTGAACTTTGGTGACTTTGTCATCACAGCTTCTGTGGATTCCGAAAGACGTGCACACTTTGATATTTGTATTGTTTTGGATGTAGGCCGTTACCAAACAAGACCCAAACTCCAAAGAATTTGTAGCATCAACCCAGTATTCCAAAAAGGAAACAAATTCAAAATTGCTGATTTTGATTTGCATAGCATTAAAATCGATCGCAGAAAAGCCATTATGGATTTGGCCCTTCAAGCTGGGACTTCACGTGTGATTTATATCATTGATCCAGAACTAAATCCAGCACTCCACGAAGCTGTATATAAAATCAATATGGCCTCCTAA
- a CDS encoding acyl-CoA dehydrogenase family protein, whose translation MSIVTTKKSLLDLFNPTEDHLALRESVSSFAEREMDEQAKENDEKETFNTMLFKRLGSELGIFGITVPEADGGHGLDPLASVIIHEEMSRFDPGFTLSYLAHEVLFVNNFFYSSSPSQRSRYLSKVITGEWIGGMGMTEPGAGTDVLGMTTHAVKKGDRYVINGVKQYITNGSIGQVFVLYTKLEKTGKKMTSFVIESSYKGFSVGKKEEKMGMRSSPTTQLVFEDMEVPEENLLGVENGAVTHMMRNLEIERVTLAAQSLGIARRCIDIMCDYTVRHREAFGKKLLEFGQIQRMVAESYADYQAARALVYHVASELGPDVRNSLGAASAKLVATQMAERVSRNAIQVLGGYGYCREYPVERLHRDAILLSIGGGTNEAMQKNIASDLKKLWSE comes from the coding sequence ATGAGTATCGTAACGACAAAAAAATCATTACTGGATCTATTCAATCCGACAGAAGACCACCTGGCACTGCGAGAGTCTGTGTCATCTTTTGCAGAACGTGAGATGGACGAACAAGCAAAGGAAAACGATGAAAAGGAAACATTTAATACAATGCTTTTCAAACGTCTTGGTTCTGAGCTTGGAATTTTTGGAATCACAGTGCCTGAAGCGGATGGTGGACATGGACTTGATCCTCTTGCCTCTGTCATCATTCATGAAGAGATGTCTCGCTTTGATCCTGGATTTACTCTATCTTATTTAGCTCACGAAGTTCTTTTTGTGAATAATTTTTTCTATAGTTCTAGTCCTTCTCAAAGAAGCCGTTATCTGAGTAAGGTCATCACTGGTGAATGGATTGGTGGGATGGGAATGACAGAACCTGGTGCAGGTACCGACGTACTTGGAATGACCACACATGCAGTGAAGAAGGGTGATCGTTATGTTATCAATGGAGTCAAACAATACATTACGAACGGATCCATTGGTCAGGTTTTTGTTCTTTATACCAAGTTAGAAAAAACAGGTAAAAAAATGACCTCCTTTGTAATTGAATCGTCTTACAAAGGTTTTTCGGTGGGGAAAAAAGAAGAAAAGATGGGCATGCGTTCCTCTCCAACAACACAACTGGTATTCGAAGATATGGAAGTTCCTGAGGAAAATTTGCTTGGTGTTGAAAATGGAGCTGTGACTCATATGATGAGAAATTTGGAGATTGAACGAGTGACTCTTGCTGCTCAATCACTCGGAATCGCTCGTCGATGTATTGATATCATGTGTGATTATACTGTCCGTCACAGAGAAGCATTCGGAAAAAAACTTTTGGAGTTTGGACAAATCCAAAGAATGGTCGCCGAATCCTATGCTGATTACCAAGCAGCTCGTGCCCTTGTGTATCATGTAGCCAGTGAACTAGGACCGGATGTTCGAAATTCACTTGGTGCTGCTTCAGCAAAACTTGTTGCCACTCAAATGGCCGAACGTGTTTCAAGAAATGCAATACAAGTGTTAGGTGGGTATGGATATTGCCGTGAATATCCTGTGGAACGTTTGCATAGGGATGCCATTTTACTCAGTATTGGAGGTGGAACCAACGAAGCCATGCAAAAAAACATAGCAAGCGATTTGAAAAAACTTTGGTCCGAATAA
- a CDS encoding phytoene desaturase family protein, translated as MDTIWDVVVIGSGLGGLSSALSLSEKGQKVLVLEKGTSPGGCASSFKKNGYVFESGATTLVGFEPGLPLHTLSKEFQIQFPLFSLNRSMVVHMNGKTIERFQDHTQWIGEAKRVFGGGLRMDVFWKLCFFLSDSLWNLSARYKFFPFTNFLDVWKSILSFRPLDLIVLIFSFISLKTTLKCLGLTKNKEWIRFLEEQLLITNQTASVKVPLIFASAGLTYPQLQNYVVKGGMVSLAETILQKIETNGGKILYQQEVTHLNKIPNSNGKKGTIWELHTKHRKHSQFRARLVVSNLPIWNLTEITEDLPKLKKITKKFEKGIWGAFTMGIVIQTNPKEEWTKSECLHHQIHLKNGLPFGGGNSIFISLSHPEDLIRSPNGIRILSLSTHIENPETWVRDVFYQEKKRKIESILIQTLETTFPWFQRETILFKHSATPVTWKTWIGRKFGRVGGIPSSYFLNPFRMLSNRSEEPNLLLTGDTVYPGQGIPAVVLGGLHAVEQFFERKRG; from the coding sequence ATGGATACAATTTGGGATGTAGTGGTGATTGGCTCTGGACTTGGAGGTCTGAGTTCTGCTTTGTCTTTATCTGAAAAAGGCCAAAAAGTTTTGGTTTTAGAAAAAGGCACCTCACCTGGCGGTTGCGCTTCTAGTTTCAAAAAAAATGGTTATGTTTTCGAATCCGGTGCTACCACTCTTGTAGGTTTTGAACCAGGCCTTCCTTTACATACGCTTTCTAAAGAATTCCAAATCCAATTTCCTCTTTTTTCATTAAATCGTTCAATGGTGGTCCATATGAACGGAAAAACAATTGAACGTTTTCAGGATCACACTCAATGGATAGGTGAGGCGAAACGTGTGTTTGGTGGTGGATTGCGAATGGACGTATTTTGGAAACTTTGTTTTTTCCTTTCTGATTCTCTTTGGAATTTGTCTGCTAGGTATAAATTTTTTCCATTTACGAACTTTTTGGATGTGTGGAAATCAATTTTATCATTCCGTCCTCTTGATTTGATTGTTTTAATTTTTTCTTTTATTTCTTTAAAGACGACTCTAAAATGTTTGGGACTAACAAAGAACAAGGAATGGATTCGGTTTTTAGAAGAACAACTTTTGATTACAAACCAAACAGCGTCTGTAAAGGTCCCTTTGATTTTTGCATCTGCAGGTCTTACTTATCCTCAATTACAAAACTATGTTGTGAAAGGTGGAATGGTCTCTCTTGCTGAAACCATTCTACAAAAGATAGAAACCAATGGAGGAAAAATTCTTTATCAGCAAGAAGTCACTCATTTAAATAAAATTCCAAATTCTAATGGAAAGAAAGGAACAATTTGGGAGTTACATACCAAACATAGAAAGCACTCTCAATTTCGTGCTCGTTTGGTTGTTTCAAATCTTCCCATATGGAATCTCACTGAGATCACCGAAGATTTACCCAAACTAAAAAAAATAACAAAGAAATTCGAAAAAGGAATTTGGGGTGCATTTACTATGGGAATTGTCATTCAAACCAATCCTAAGGAAGAGTGGACCAAATCCGAATGCCTCCACCACCAAATCCACTTAAAAAATGGTTTGCCTTTTGGCGGAGGGAATTCCATTTTTATTTCTCTTTCCCATCCAGAAGATTTGATTCGTTCACCTAACGGTATTCGTATCCTGTCTCTTTCAACCCATATAGAAAATCCAGAAACTTGGGTTCGAGATGTTTTTTATCAAGAAAAAAAGAGAAAAATTGAATCCATCTTGATTCAAACTTTAGAAACAACATTTCCTTGGTTCCAAAGAGAAACGATTTTATTTAAACATTCTGCAACACCTGTTACATGGAAAACTTGGATCGGAAGGAAATTCGGGAGAGTGGGAGGGATTCCTAGTTCCTATTTTTTGAATCCTTTTCGAATGTTGAGTAACCGGTCAGAAGAACCAAATTTACTTCTTACGGGTGATACCGTTTACCCAGGGCAGGGCATTCCGGCAGTGGTTCTAGGTGGGCTTCATGCGGTAGAACAATTCTTTGAACGAAAGAGAGGTTGA
- the thrB gene encoding homoserine kinase yields MIRLPKILIQVPGTSANLGPGFDLMGLALDLRNEFEFSFSKEITESKTELKNGKPLPFSQNEDLVYQSYLSYFKKFLPTGNPPPYHCKMNLSLPLKGGLGSSASAIVAGLTLAREVHKRIDPTSVPAESDFIQYLAEFEGHPDNTLPAYLGGFVFAYSTFGEKLRYFRKKFPNSVAIFVLTPEFHVSTEESRKSLPKSYVTADVIFNLSRIGAWMHFLDKRKFGDLLVGLEDKMHTPYRIPKSSPLFPLADAFTKAGIGYCLSGSGPSLLVFLERKVVKNKQVELEKTISSVMGEAKIPYSFKRVKPDGLGVRIQFK; encoded by the coding sequence ATGATTCGCCTTCCTAAGATTCTGATCCAAGTGCCAGGTACTTCTGCCAACTTGGGCCCTGGTTTTGACCTAATGGGCCTTGCTCTCGATCTTCGAAATGAATTTGAATTTAGTTTTTCTAAAGAAATCACTGAATCCAAAACAGAATTAAAAAACGGCAAACCTTTGCCGTTTTCTCAAAATGAAGATTTAGTGTATCAGTCTTATCTTTCTTATTTTAAAAAATTTTTACCAACTGGCAATCCACCACCTTACCACTGTAAAATGAATCTTTCTTTGCCTCTTAAAGGTGGGCTTGGTTCAAGTGCTTCCGCCATTGTGGCAGGTCTTACTTTAGCCAGAGAAGTTCATAAAAGAATAGATCCGACATCTGTGCCAGCAGAGTCAGACTTTATCCAATATTTGGCAGAATTTGAAGGTCATCCTGATAATACTTTGCCGGCTTATTTGGGTGGGTTTGTTTTCGCCTATTCAACATTTGGTGAGAAACTTAGATATTTCCGAAAAAAATTTCCAAATTCGGTTGCTATTTTTGTTTTAACTCCAGAGTTCCATGTTTCCACAGAGGAATCTCGGAAATCCCTTCCAAAATCGTATGTCACAGCAGACGTAATTTTTAATTTATCTCGGATTGGAGCCTGGATGCATTTCTTAGACAAACGAAAGTTTGGTGATTTGCTTGTAGGATTAGAAGATAAGATGCACACCCCATACCGAATTCCTAAATCTTCTCCTTTATTCCCTTTGGCGGATGCCTTTACGAAAGCAGGGATCGGTTATTGTCTTTCAGGATCTGGTCCAAGTTTACTTGTATTTTTAGAACGAAAGGTTGTAAAAAATAAACAAGTCGAATTAGAAAAAACAATTTCATCGGTGATGGGAGAGGCAAAAATTCCGTATTCATTCAAACGAGTGAAACCGGATGGACTCGGTGTAAGGATTCAATTCAAATAG
- a CDS encoding DsbA family protein, which translates to MENIFKKWMENPISKIVLATNFVFALLFVVSVPSFVKEYITQDAVSIGGKKYDLSDVKETSPIAYSKFQSEYKSLIKNTLGEFAQDKLFELVAKDKNIKPSEVLKQGFSPTEPSEEDILNVYMSNKDQLGGKSLDETKDKIIGFLKSQQEQEHSRVVYRDIVTKYPVEFLIKEPPAVRVTVEEKNNPSIGPKDAKITVIEFSDFECPFCKRSQEVNQKLREKYKGQIRWVFRDFPLPFHQDAMYAHMAANCSVSDGKYWDVFNLFFENSGNLGKSNVDALISKAGVSRDKYQSCMRNASNIKAEIDADIQDGQKVGVSGTPAFFINGIFVSGALPFENFDEIIQKELKQ; encoded by the coding sequence ATGGAAAATATTTTTAAAAAGTGGATGGAAAATCCCATCTCCAAAATCGTCCTAGCGACCAATTTCGTTTTCGCCCTTCTTTTTGTTGTCAGTGTTCCTTCTTTTGTTAAGGAATACATTACCCAAGATGCGGTCAGTATCGGCGGAAAAAAATATGACCTGAGCGATGTGAAAGAAACTTCCCCCATTGCTTATTCTAAGTTCCAATCGGAATACAAAAGTTTGATCAAAAACACATTAGGTGAGTTTGCTCAGGACAAATTATTTGAACTTGTTGCAAAAGATAAAAACATCAAACCTTCGGAAGTTTTAAAACAAGGTTTTAGTCCAACCGAACCATCAGAAGAAGATATCCTCAATGTGTATATGTCCAACAAGGATCAGTTAGGTGGAAAATCTTTGGATGAAACTAAGGATAAAATTATTGGATTTTTGAAAAGCCAACAAGAACAGGAACACAGTCGAGTTGTTTACCGAGACATCGTAACCAAATATCCGGTTGAGTTTTTAATCAAAGAACCACCTGCCGTAAGAGTGACAGTGGAAGAAAAAAATAACCCTTCTATTGGACCAAAAGATGCAAAAATTACAGTCATCGAATTTTCTGATTTTGAATGTCCATTCTGTAAACGAAGCCAAGAAGTGAACCAAAAACTCCGTGAAAAGTACAAAGGCCAAATTCGTTGGGTTTTCCGTGATTTTCCTCTTCCATTCCACCAAGATGCAATGTATGCGCATATGGCTGCCAACTGTTCCGTTTCAGATGGAAAGTATTGGGATGTGTTTAACTTGTTTTTTGAAAACAGCGGTAACTTAGGGAAATCAAATGTTGATGCATTGATTTCCAAAGCTGGAGTTTCAAGAGATAAATACCAATCTTGTATGAGAAATGCTTCTAATATAAAAGCCGAGATAGATGCGGACATCCAAGACGGTCAAAAAGTCGGTGTGAGTGGTACTCCTGCATTTTTTATCAATGGAATCTTTGTTTCGGGAGCATTACCTTTCGAAAACTTTGATGAGATCATCCAAAAAGAATTAAAACAATAA
- a CDS encoding malate dehydrogenase, translating into MSKKVKVAVTGAAGQIGYALLFRIASGQMFGPDTAVELQLLELEQALPAAKGVIMELDDCAFPLLEKVSVSSNIDEAFRDINWALLVGSVPRKAGMERGDLLKINGGIFTTQGKAIEKNAASDVRVLVVGNPCNTNALIAMNNAKGVPSDRWFAMTGLDENRAKTQLAQKAGVLVKDVSNVAIWGNHSATQYPDFYNAKIKGKPATDLISDTEWLKGDFISTVQKRGAAIIAARGASSAASAANAVVDTVHNIVTPTKPGDWFSAACHSNGEYGVDKGLIFGYPLKSDGKKVEIVTGLEINAFGKEKFDITHNELKEERNEVKDMLG; encoded by the coding sequence ATGAGCAAAAAAGTAAAAGTTGCTGTTACTGGTGCTGCCGGACAAATCGGATACGCACTACTATTTCGTATCGCTTCAGGACAAATGTTTGGACCTGACACTGCAGTGGAACTCCAATTATTGGAATTAGAACAAGCTCTTCCTGCAGCCAAAGGTGTCATTATGGAATTGGATGACTGTGCTTTCCCTCTTTTGGAAAAAGTATCTGTATCTTCTAACATTGATGAGGCGTTTCGTGACATCAACTGGGCACTCCTTGTTGGTTCTGTTCCAAGAAAAGCGGGAATGGAAAGGGGAGACTTGCTTAAAATCAACGGTGGAATTTTTACAACACAAGGAAAAGCAATCGAAAAGAATGCAGCGAGTGATGTAAGAGTTCTTGTTGTGGGTAACCCATGTAATACAAACGCTCTCATTGCAATGAACAATGCAAAAGGTGTTCCATCTGACAGATGGTTTGCGATGACTGGTCTTGATGAAAATCGTGCAAAAACACAATTGGCGCAGAAAGCTGGTGTTCTTGTGAAAGATGTTTCGAATGTTGCGATTTGGGGAAACCACTCGGCAACGCAATACCCTGATTTCTATAATGCAAAAATCAAAGGAAAACCAGCTACTGATTTGATCTCTGACACAGAATGGTTAAAAGGTGATTTTATCTCTACTGTTCAAAAACGGGGAGCTGCCATCATCGCAGCACGCGGTGCCTCTTCTGCGGCATCAGCAGCAAACGCAGTTGTCGACACAGTGCATAACATTGTGACTCCTACAAAACCTGGTGATTGGTTCAGTGCTGCTTGCCACTCCAATGGAGAGTATGGTGTGGACAAAGGTCTTATCTTTGGATACCCACTCAAGTCTGATGGTAAAAAAGTAGAGATCGTCACTGGTCTTGAAATCAATGCCTTCGGAAAGGAAAAATTTGACATCACTCACAACGAGTTGAAAGAAGAAAGAAACGAAGTCAAAGACATGTTAGGTTAA
- a CDS encoding alpha/beta fold hydrolase: MEWIHQTIEREGFTLQVAINNTEGPPLFWIGSALYYPRVIPKEITEKYQITVVDHRGFAKRTSSIKETKEDYTLEKLLEDFSFIQTELKIPTCPVIGHSGHGYMALAYAAKYPDQVTNLVMVSTGPSHGSPMLEAEVYFQKHASDLRKEAHLENLIQFQKNIEESPSDFFIHYCVSLEAKGFYQVPFPSRKFWEGIHTNKLAFDYLFGEVFQDIDVSEFFQKLSIPIWICMGKEDYQVAPYYTWDPFLKKFSNIKMTVLENSSHLPFLERPKEFLNEFQKLFLGS, translated from the coding sequence ATGGAATGGATACACCAAACGATCGAAAGAGAGGGATTTACCCTCCAAGTTGCAATAAATAACACAGAGGGCCCGCCTCTATTTTGGATTGGAAGTGCTTTGTATTATCCCAGAGTCATCCCGAAGGAAATCACGGAAAAATACCAAATCACAGTGGTGGATCACCGTGGGTTTGCCAAACGAACCAGTTCTATAAAAGAAACAAAAGAAGATTATACTTTGGAGAAACTCTTAGAGGATTTTAGTTTTATACAAACGGAATTAAAAATACCAACCTGTCCTGTAATTGGCCATTCCGGGCATGGGTATATGGCTCTGGCTTATGCAGCGAAATATCCAGACCAAGTCACAAACCTTGTGATGGTCTCCACTGGCCCAAGCCATGGAAGTCCTATGTTAGAGGCTGAAGTTTATTTTCAAAAACATGCATCTGATCTCCGCAAAGAAGCACATTTGGAAAACCTAATCCAATTTCAAAAAAATATCGAGGAATCTCCTTCGGATTTTTTTATCCATTACTGCGTCAGTTTGGAGGCAAAAGGTTTTTACCAAGTCCCCTTTCCTTCTAGAAAATTTTGGGAAGGAATCCATACAAACAAACTGGCTTTTGATTACTTATTTGGTGAAGTGTTCCAAGACATTGATGTATCTGAATTCTTCCAAAAACTTTCCATACCGATTTGGATTTGTATGGGGAAAGAAGACTATCAGGTGGCACCTTATTACACTTGGGATCCGTTTCTAAAAAAGTTTTCAAATATCAAAATGACTGTGTTGGAAAACAGTAGCCACTTACCTTTTTTGGAAAGACCGAAGGAATTTTTAAATGAATTTCAAAAACTGTTCCTTGGTTCGTAA
- a CDS encoding MarR family winged helix-turn-helix transcriptional regulator: protein MSETLLLMRRFLSDEFIKNKIGMRFEEWMLLLPLTESENINQKELSFRLAKDKTTVSRLVDGWVRKSWVKRVVSDSDKRNYHLRLTKKGKEIWEKGLPVVTTADQIFRKELTDVDEKDLFLLLFKIQSSIQFANQKT, encoded by the coding sequence ATGAGTGAAACCTTACTTCTTATGAGGCGGTTTCTTTCTGATGAATTTATAAAAAACAAAATTGGAATGAGGTTTGAAGAATGGATGTTACTGCTACCTTTAACTGAATCAGAAAATATAAATCAAAAAGAATTAAGTTTTCGTTTGGCTAAAGATAAAACTACCGTTTCCCGTCTTGTGGATGGCTGGGTCAGAAAGTCTTGGGTGAAACGAGTGGTTTCCGACTCAGACAAACGCAATTACCATTTACGTCTCACAAAAAAAGGCAAAGAGATTTGGGAGAAGGGGCTTCCTGTTGTCACTACCGCGGATCAAATTTTTCGAAAGGAACTAACGGATGTAGACGAGAAAGATCTTTTTTTACTTTTATTTAAAATTCAATCTTCCATACAATTTGCGAATCAAAAAACATAA